Genomic window (Mycoplasma sp. NEAQ87857):
TAAATTTTCGACCGATATTAATTGCACTTCTTTGTTCAACATCTAAATTCGGAAATTCTTCTATTGCAATTTTAGAAGCAGAATAAACACTAGCTCCAATTTCTGAAACTATAGCATATTTAACACTTAATTTATGTCCTTTAATTACTTTTGCAATAAAAGCTTCAGTTTCTCTTGAAGCTGTTCCATTACCTATGACTATAATTCCAATTTGATACTTCTTAACTAGTTCTATTATTTTTTTACTTGAATTAATATAATCATTTTTAGGATAATTAGGATAAATTTTATCAACAGCTAATAATTGTGATTTATTTGATAAAGCAGCAATTTTACATCCATTAACAAAAGCAGGATCGATAGCTAAAACATTGTATTCTTGCATTGCAGGAGCTTTTAATAAAGTTTCTACTGAATTAGCAAATATATTAATTGCTGATTTTTCTGCTTTAGCAAATAATTCATTAAATATTTCTCTTTCTACGCTTGGTAAAATCAACCTTTTTAAAGCATCATTAATCGCATCTAAAATATTATTTTTATTTTTACGAGTTTTATCAAATATTTTTAATGCCATAGTCACAAAATAATCTTGTTTATACTCAAAATTAAGCTTAATTATATTTAATTTCACAGCACGATTAATCGCTAAAATTTGATGATTTTTAATTCAATTAATACTTGAATTAAAATCATAATAATTTTCAAACTTTTTATTATCATCTAAATCTTGATTTTTTAATTTAGTTGTTAATTTACCATATTGATAAATATTTTTCTTAATTTGTTCTCTTAAATCATTGTTTTGAGAAATAATTTGTGAAATTATAAAATTAGCTTGTTCAATAGCAAATTCTACTGTTTTTATTTCTTTAGATAAATATTTTTTTACTGCTATTTGAGGATTAAATTTAAAATTAGTATTATTTAAAATTTCATTAGCTAAAGGTTCTAAACCTAAAGCAATAGCCATAGAAGCTTTAGTTACTTTTCCAATTTTAAAAGGTTCATATAATGCTTCTAATTCATTTTTTGAAGTAGTTGAATTGATTTTTTGTTCTAATTCTTTAGTTAATAATTTTCTTTCATTTAAAATCTCAATAATGCTTTTTCTACGTTTATCTAATTCAAATTGATATTTATAAACTTGTTCAACTTGGTAAATTTGTTCTTCATCTAATCCATTGGTTACATCTTTTCTATATCTTGCTATAAATGGTACAGTATCTCCGTTTTCAAGCATTGTTAAAACAGTTTGTACTTGTTTTGGTTTAATATTTATTAATTTTGCTACTTCTTCTATTATCATTATTTTTTCCTATTATTTTTTTAAATTTTTTCATTTCTTTTTTGTTTTTAATTTTAATTACACTAAATATATCTTCAATTTTTTGGATATTAACTACTGGTAAAAATTTTTGAGATTCATTAATTATTAAATTAATTTCATTTCTAATATCTTTAATATTAGTTAATCTAACATGTGTTTCAGAGTTTTTAATATCAATTATTGTGGTATCAGCAAACACAATAATTGATGCTGTAGGTATTTCTTCACCTATAACATCATAAATATGTTGAATATGCTTCTCATTTTGTAAAATTGGATTTTTGACTTTTATTTTTTTATGTTTACCTGAGCTTAATGTTAAAAATTCATTTTGAGATTCTCCGGAAATAGTTCCATCATAAGCTTTATATTCTAATACTGCAATCATAGATTGAGTAACTAATAGTCCATCAAATTCAAACATTTTTGATTTAAATGAACAAACTCCTCCAGGTATATAAATGATATTCTTATTTTTAATTTCTTTTTCTATTATCTCTTGAACAAATTTTTCAAATAAAAAACCTACACTCTTGTCATTTTTAATTTTAAAAAAGAAACGTCATATAGCAAGAGCGATTAATATGACTAAAATAAGAGAATATACAACCAACATAATTATTGTTATATCGTTAGTAGGTAAAATAATTGATGACTCTTTACTAGCTGATTTTATAAGTGATAGTATCATTTTTCCTTTCTCTACAAAAACAAAAAAGACCAAATTGGTCTTTAATCATTTTTAGAAGTAGTCATATTTTGACTCTTATAGTTTTTGTAATTAATAATTTTTACAACAAGTGGGTTAACTAAGTTTTGAGTTAATCCTTGAACAAAAATGTAAAATACTGGAGCAAGTAAGTCAGCGATTAACATTGCAGCAGTTCCTAATACAACTCCTTTAAAGTATTCTTCATTTGCATATTTGGTTAATGAATCACCTGGAATACCAAATCCTAAGTCTGGATTTGCTGATGCAATTGCATTAAATGCATGACCACCTGAGTTATGGAATACTAATGCAGGAATTTGTTGAGCTAAACCTCTAGCTGGGTTAATGGCAGCAGTTCCTCCTAAAAGTCCCATTCAAACACTCATTGAAATAATGAACATAATGAATAAATCTCTATATTTGTTGTTAATATTTGGTGAGAAGATAGGGAATAATAATACTCCTGTCATAACTAATTCAACAAAAACAATTCAAGCTACCCCAGCAGTTAATGATGAATGATTAGTTGTTGTGCTAAAAGCTTTTTTAGCAGCACCTAAAGCATCAATTGGTGAGTTTTCAATACCTACACCACTAGTAGCATGACCTATACCATAGATTATAAATCCAGCAGTTATACCACCAAGAAATTGAATAACTATTTTATAAATGGTGTAATATCCATTGTTGGTTCCGTTTAAGTATCTAAACAAACTAACTGAAGGGTTTAAATCACAACTTCAACGAAGGAAGATGAATAAAACTAATCCTACAGCTACAAAACCTGCGTAAAATCCAACAATAATTGGATGAAGTAAATATTCTTCAATTACTTCTTTACCTACATAAATACTTAATCCCGCAAGTGCTAATGATAATAAAATAGTACCAATGTATTCAGATACACCATGAATTAATCAAGTTCTTAAATCTTTAGGTTTTTGAGCATTTTCTCTTCTTTCTTTAGTTAATTTGTAAAAAGAAAAGAAACTCTTAAAAAATGTTCAAAAGTCTTTAGCAGCTCCTTGCTGTTTTGTCTTATCCATTTTTTACCTTTCCATTTTCCATAATAGATAAAGCGTTTGTAAAATCACCTTTTTCAGCAGCATCAGCATTGTCTAATGTTGCTTTAGCAATTTGTGTTAAAGCTAAATCTGTTAAGAAAGCTTGGTGAGAAGTAATTAAAACATTTGGCATTTCAATTAATTCTTTTCATTCTGGGTCTAATTCTTTTAAATCATCAATTCTAGCTGAAACATCTTCGTAGAATCTACCTTCTTCACGTTCAAGAACATCAGTAGCTAATCCACGTAATTTTCCACTTTTTAGTCCTTTTAATACAGCTTTAATATCTAAAATTTCTCCTCTAGCTGTATTAATAATGATTGCACCTGGTTTAATTACTTCAATAGCTGCATCATCAATTAAATATCTTGTTGATGGTAATAAAGGACAGTGAATTGAAATAAAATCACTTTGTTTTAATAAATCTGTAATAGAAACAAATTCAATTCCTAATTGATCTGCTAATTGTGGGAAGTTTTCTTGTGCAAAAGCGTCAAATACAATAACTCTTGCT
Coding sequences:
- a CDS encoding Tex-like N-terminal domain-containing protein: MIIEEVAKLINIKPKQVQTVLTMLENGDTVPFIARYRKDVTNGLDEEQIYQVEQVYKYQFELDKRRKSIIEILNERKLLTKELEQKINSTTSKNELEALYEPFKIGKVTKASMAIALGLEPLANEILNNTNFKFNPQIAVKKYLSKEIKTVEFAIEQANFIISQIISQNNDLREQIKKNIYQYGKLTTKLKNQDLDDNKKFENYYDFNSSINWIKNHQILAINRAVKLNIIKLNFEYKQDYFVTMALKIFDKTRKNKNNILDAINDALKRLILPSVEREIFNELFAKAEKSAINIFANSVETLLKAPAMQEYNVLAIDPAFVNGCKIAALSNKSQLLAVDKIYPNYPKNDYINSSKKIIELVKKYQIGIIVIGNGTASRETEAFIAKVIKGHKLSVKYAIVSEIGASVYSASKIAIEEFPNLDVEQRSAINIGRKFIDPLNELVKIDPKSIGVGQYQHDLNAKELESYLSFKVQKVVNQIGVDLNSASKYILVYIAGLSEKTASNIVEYRNENGNFLNRKQVLKVKGIGPKAYEQAIGFLRIFDSDNYLDKTAIHPDSYDFANKLIEQYEIKINDKNQDYSALKQEIFKQYPDRKYEIELIISALENPNKIFDNNKTGFILKDTILTIDNLNIGDIVDGTVQNVTDFGIFVYIGIKQTLFIHISKLNLNDNDIYDSYYPGQIIKANIIDIDLNKNQIKGQINN
- a CDS encoding nuclease-related domain-containing protein; translated protein: MILSLIKSASKESSIILPTNDITIIMLVVYSLILVILIALAIWRFFFKIKNDKSVGFLFEKFVQEIIEKEIKNKNIIYIPGGVCSFKSKMFEFDGLLVTQSMIAVLEYKAYDGTISGESQNEFLTLSSGKHKKIKVKNPILQNEKHIQHIYDVIGEEIPTASIIVFADTTIIDIKNSETHVRLTNIKDIRNEINLIINESQKFLPVVNIQKIEDIFSVIKIKNKKEMKKFKKIIGKNNDNRRSSKINKY
- a CDS encoding aquaporin, whose amino-acid sequence is MDKTKQQGAAKDFWTFFKSFFSFYKLTKERRENAQKPKDLRTWLIHGVSEYIGTILLSLALAGLSIYVGKEVIEEYLLHPIIVGFYAGFVAVGLVLFIFLRWSCDLNPSVSLFRYLNGTNNGYYTIYKIVIQFLGGITAGFIIYGIGHATSGVGIENSPIDALGAAKKAFSTTTNHSSLTAGVAWIVFVELVMTGVLLFPIFSPNINNKYRDLFIMFIISMSVWMGLLGGTAAINPARGLAQQIPALVFHNSGGHAFNAIASANPDLGFGIPGDSLTKYANEEYFKGVVLGTAAMLIADLLAPVFYIFVQGLTQNLVNPLVVKIINYKNYKSQNMTTSKND
- a CDS encoding 2-hydroxyacid dehydrogenase — its product is MKIAFFDAKDYDIKYFEEYNQGRHEITFFKENLNLDTVKLAKGYDAVCGFVNTYGDKVILEVLSKLGVKFWFQRSMGYNKIDLKKANELGIQVFRIFNYSAESIGEFAMADLLCLNRNLLVAHDRVKKYNFSLNGLDGRCVGNSTIGVIGSGKIGQTFIKIAKATGARVIVFDAFAQENFPQLADQLGIEFVSITDLLKQSDFISIHCPLLPSTRYLIDDAAIEVIKPGAIIINTARGEILDIKAVLKGLKSGKLRGLATDVLEREEGRFYEDVSARIDDLKELDPEWKELIEMPNVLITSHQAFLTDLALTQIAKATLDNADAAEKGDFTNALSIMENGKVKNG